Part of the Yersinia hibernica genome, GGCGGCAATTAAGGTTAATAAAGCTAATGCAATCGGGTTATCGAGACGGAAATAACGGTGTTCCGCTGATTCGACAAACAGGCCGCGATGATAATGCTGTGTAAATAAGTCATCGCCAATTTGCCAGGCTAACTCAAATAGTTGCTTACATTGGCAATGCTCAGCCAGCTCAACTAATGCCAGCAGCAGATAAGGGGTGGCTGCCGGTCTTTGGCGGTCCATCAGTGCGGCACGACGTTCTGGTTTATTTAATTCAGCCAACTGCCAGCGGTGCAGCAATACAGCAATCAAGTCCAGCAATTCGTCATCTTCACTTGCACGCCAGGCGCGCACCAGCGGCAACAGGTAATCAACCTCTAATGGGAAGGGGGAGATAATTTTACCTTTTGCGCCGTAATAACCATCGCGTTGCAAGACATAGCCGCTCATATCTTGACCATCGTTCCATAACGGGCGCAAGGTATTGCTCTCAACGTCATAAGCAAAACGATAGTAATTCTTAAGACCATCAGTAACCCATTGCAGAACTTCTGTATCAGGTTGTTGGCGCAAGATATCCAACATTGCCAATGGGTTATCAATCAGTAATGGCCGCATGTCACGGAACAAAACATTGGCTTCACGGGCAATTTCACCAAACTCAGGGCCAAACTGACGTTTTGCCCGATCGCCATACCAGGATTGGGTCTGGTTATCATCTGCCGGTAGGGGGCGGCGTTGCTGTGGCGAACTGAATTGATAAACGGGCAATCCTGTTTCAGGATGGCGGGCTAAGACGTATTGACGATATAAATGTTTTCCCCACGCCGCAGCGGCGATATCACCGGTGTATTCTGCATATTTATAGGCAGCGTAAATCAGGTCAGTGCCCGCATTCACGAAAGTTAGGCCTTTGGTCTCTGGCAATTGCGGTAATGCTTCAGGTTTAACCACATCGTGGCGCGCATGAGTGAAAACATGTGGGTCGCGTTGTTTGTCATAACTCCCATGACGCCCTAGATCCAGTGTTTGCCAATCTTCGACATGGGCATGCCAGAAGCCTTGTAAGAAATTAAGTGTTTTTTCCCGATCAACACTAAGCAGCAGGTCGTAATAGGGCAGATGATGTTTAAGTTCATGCACTTGCGCTTTTGACTCAGGCCCTTCGGTTTGTAACGAATCCAGATTCAGGAAACGGTGCCCGCCCCAATAGAACAACCCGCTGTGTTCATGAGTGCCGTGTTGCATGAAATAACGGCTCTGCACCTGAGCTTGCTGGTGATATTGCGGGTCTTGGGTTACCAGACTGAGCGTGTCCAGGGTTCGTAACCAGTTTTGTTGACTAGCAAAGTTAGATATCGGAATATTACGACCATCTGGGAATTTCCAGACGACGGGGTGGTGAGTCAACACATCAAAACCATCGGCCATGAGCGGAGTGGGGTTTTGATTGCTGTGGCTAACAGACTGGACTAAATCAACATAGCTACGAATAGCGCTGAGCCAGTTAATCATTGCTGCGTCGCTGCCTTTAATGTTGCCGACAAAATCCATCACCGTAACCCCATCATAGAAACATCAGGTCGGAACCGGTTTAAGGTTCCTTATAAATAGAAACATCGTTTCAATCTATTATATTTGTATTTACTGGCGAGTCATTGGGCGAATGACAAAAGTGTGATCGAAGTCGGAACGTTGTTTTGAATTTTTTATTTTTGCATTTCTGAACGGATTTTTGACGAGAATGTATTTGTTAACTATTTGATAAATAAGTAATAAAAAAGGCACAACTGAAGTTGTGCCTCGATAGAGTTTTGAGCTGGATTATGGCGAGTAACCGCAGGAAATAGTCCTTAACTCAAATTAGTGATATTTATCGGTTTAGCGTGCTAACCAACCACCATCGACGGCGATAGTGTAGCCGCTGATGTAGTCAGAGGCTTTGGAGGCCAGGAAGACCACCGGGCCTTTCAGGTCATCAGGTAAGCCCCAACGACCCGCCGGGATGCGGTCAAGGATCTCTTTGCTGCGTTCTTCATCTTTACGCAACTGCTGGGTGTTGTTAGTTGCCATATAACCTGGCGCTACAGCGTTCACATTGATGCCATGTTTCGCCCATTCGTTGGCTAACAGACGGGTCACACCCATCACGGCACTTTTCGATGCAGTATAGGAAGGAACGCGGATACCGCCTTGGTAAGACAGCATGGAAGCCACGTTGATGATTTTCCCGCCATGACCTTGCTTGATAAATTGCTTGGCAACAGCTTGAGACATAAAGAACACCGTCTTGATGTTAACGTTCATGACATCGTCCCAGTCCTTTTCGCTGAAGTTGATCGCATCTTCACGGCGGATGATCCCGGCGTTATTGACCAGAATATCGATTTGGCCAAATTCAGCGACAGCACGTTCTAACAGGGCAGGGATGCCATCAATCTTGCTCAGGTCAGCCGTCAGACTTAAGAAACGGCGGCCTAATGCGGTCACTTTCTCAATGGTATCTTTTGGCTCAACAATATTCACACCAACGATATCACAACCCGCTTCGGCTAAACCAATCGCCATGCCTTGGCCCAAACCTGTATCACAGCCGGTAACCAGAGCAACTTTACCCTTTAATTCAAAGGAATCTAAGATCATAGCTAACATCTCTCTCAAGGCGGTCAAAGAGTACCGCGATTATACTATTGGGGAGAAAACCGCCCAAAGGACGGCTTTGGTTGGTGACGCTTAACGCTGTTGACAAACATTTAGCGCAGTTCGCTAACGGCGATATGGTCCATATCACCGAAGACTTGGTTTTCACCCACCATGCCCCAGATGAAGGTGTAACGCTTAGTGCCTACACCTGAATGGATAGACCAGCTCGGTGAGATAACCGCCTGCTCGTTATGGACGAGTAAATGGCGTGTTTCCTGCGCTTGGCCCATCATGTGGAATACAGCGGTTTCGTCGTCCATATCAAAGTAGAAATAGACTTCCATGCGGCGATCATGGGTATGACACGGCATGGTGTTCCAAAGGTTGCCGGGCGCCAGTTTGGTCAAACCCATGGTGAGCTGGCAGGTGGGTAACACATCAGGCACGATATATTTATTGATAGTGCGGCGGTTACTGGTGGCATCGTCACCCAATGTTTGTGGTGCGGCCTCTGCTAGCGTGATTTTCTTATTTGGGTAAGAGGTATGTGCCGGGGCACTGTTGTAATAGAACTTGGCCGGTGTTTGGCTTTCGAGGCTACTAAAGGTGACAACTCGGGCACCTTTACCGACATACAATGCTTCTTCGCGGCCAATCTCATAAACCTGACCATCGACACTTACCAGGCCCGGGCCACCAATATTGATGACGCCCAGTTCACGGCGCTCCAAAAAGTAACTCACACCTAACTGCTTGCCCACCTCGTCACCAATACTGACCGTTTTCTCGATAGGCAGGATCCCCCCCACAATGATGCGGTCAATGTGGCTATAGGTCATGGTGTACTCATCAGCGACAAAAATATTTTCGATGAGAAATTCACGACGCAGGCCGGCGGTATCGAGTTGCTTTGCATGGTCACTATGAATGCTTTGACGAACTTGCATATCGGTGCCTCTCTTTGAATTCGGGCCGGTGTTTCTTTTGATGTGGTGATGATAGTATTTGCGGGAAGTTAATTCAATTAAAATGAAATGATGTTTTATTATTTTTTGAGGGACGTCATGATTTTTGGATTAATTATGTTCAAACTGTGGATTTTGGCCGTAGAATGAGCCGAATTCAGCGTAAAACTGTGACTACGCTACACCTGAAACTATTTTGCATAATAATGAGGAGAAACTATGAAGATGTTTTTTATTAATGATGAAACGCCTTGGGAAGAGTTGGGTAATGGCATTAAACGTAAAGTCATGACCTGGAGTGATGACCTGATGATGGTCTGCGTTCACTTTGATAAAGGGGCGATTGGTGTTGCGCACAAGCATGATATTCATGACCAGATTGCTTATGTTGCGGCCGGCAGTTTTGAAGTGGAAATCGAAGGGCAGAAACGTATTTTGAAAGCAGGCGACGCCTATCGTGCGGTGAAGAATGAGATGCACGGAGCGGTATCACTGGAAGATAACAGTATTTTGATCGATACCTTTAATCCTAAACGGGCTGATTTCCTGTAAAACCTATTCAGGCGGCTGCATAGCGATTTCAGCCGCCTTACTATCACAAAAATCATTAGCTTTCGATAAAGCCGCCGTCATCTCAATCTATCGTGGCGTCACTGCTGGTTACGAAATATCCTCGCGACGTAATTGTTCTAACGATGCTAACTGAATATCGGCTAATGCCCAGCGGGGGTCAGAGCGGTACTCTTCTGACGGAATGACGATAGAGCGCATCCGTGCGGCTTTAGTGGCAATCATCCCATTGACTGAATCTTCCAGTGTGACACATTGCAGTGGGTCGACCCCCAAGTCAGATGCAGCATTCAGATAGACTTCAGGATGTGGTTTGCTGTAGGGCAGATATTCTGCGGAAACTAAGCGGTCAAAATAGGTTTCAATACCTAATAGGGCCAACACACGTTTTTGCATATGTAAGGGCGAGGCCGATGCTAGGCCGATTTTTAGCCCTTGTTGGCGGCAAAGATTCAACGCATATTCAACTCCCGGCAACACCGGACGTTTTTCTTCAACCAGTTCGATGGCTCTGGCAATAATGAGTTTGCAGACCTCAGCCTGACTTGGCCCTTGCCATGGCATGGCCTGGTACCACATCTTGACCACTAAATCGATGCGCAAGCCCAAGGTATCGGGCAGGGTATCGCGCGAGGTGGTATCCAGCCCAAGTGAGGTGAAAATATCAAGTTCAGCCTGTAACCATAAAGGCTCCGAGTCAATCAGCAAGCCGTCCATATCGAAAATTGCGGCCTTAATCGGGTGCGGGGTCGCCATTTATTATTACTCCTGTTTGGTCTCTAGCGATGGACTTAACACTTTATCATTGGTTGATAATGATTGAACCCGCAGAACGCAATTCTTTGTCTTACATCGGGGGTCATTTATTAAGTTAATGATATTGCGCCGGATGAGCTAGTCTTGAGTGGGGGAGAAACGCAAGAATTTGCGCAAAATTCTGCCCAAGACTGGGGTGTTGCGGGTAAACTAAGGCCACATAAGTGGTGGTATTTACAAGGAGAAGTCATGACTTATCAACAGGCTGGGCGTGTCGCTGTTATCAAACGGATAGCCGGGTGGCTCGTTTTTATTCCAGCACTGCTGTCAACATTGATTTCAATTATCAATTTTGCCTATCAATATAGTCAGAAAAGCACGGGAGTTAATGCGGTTATGTTGGATTTTATCCACGTGATGACCGATATGATCCGCTTCAACACGACTTTTCTGGACATCTTCTGGTACAACTCGCCAGTGCCGGATGTTGAACAAGGTTTTTCAACCCCGAACATCATGTTCTTTATCATTTATATGCTGATTTTTGTTGGCTTGTCATTGCAAGCCTCCGGTGCGCGAACGTCACGGCAAGTGCGCCACATCCGCGAGGGCATTGAAGATCAAATGATTTTGGAACAAGCCAAGGGCAGTGAGGGGCGCAGCCGGGAACAGTTGGAAGAGAAGATAGTCCTACCGCATCACACTATATTTTTGCAGTTTTTTACCTTATATATTCTGCCAATAGTGATAGGTGTGGTGTGCTATTTTGTCATCAAACTGTTGGGGTTGATGGCCCAAGGATAACGCCGCGCGTGGGGCGCTATTTTAATGCATCATGAAAAGGCCCATCATTTAGGGCCTTTTCTGTATTTATCCAATTGAAATTAAACAAAATTAATCTCTTGAAAGAATTTTCTGACGACTGACTCGCGAGACTCGTCTTGCACTCACAATATTGCTTCACTGATTGTCTTATGCTGTGCAACTATTTCCTCTGTTATATCAGTAGCGTTATGAACGTTTTTATATCAAAGAAAATGCGTAATTTTATTATTTTGGCTCAAACCAACAGCATGGCGAAGGCCGCTGAAAAATTACACATGACAGCTTCACCTTTCGGCAAGAGTATCGCGGTGCTGGAAGAGTTGGTGGGATATTCACTGTTTACCCGCAATGAGAAGAATATCAGCCTAAATAAAGCCGGTCAGGAGCTTTATCAGGAATTATTCCCTATTTATCAACGATTATCGGCCATTGATAATACCATTGTTGCGATGTCTCATCGGCAGAAAAATATCGTCATTGGTATCGATAATACATATCCCACGATCATTTTTGATCAATTATTCAGTCTCAGTGATAAATATGATGGCGTCACCGCTCAGCCCTTTGAGTTTAGTGAAAACAGTGTGATAGACGATTTACTCGACCGACGGGTGGATTTTATTATCTCACCACAGCAAGCTTCACCGCGCGTCACACACATTGATAGTTTGCAAACCACGGAACTGCCTTTATTACGCCTCGGTTTTTTGGTCTCACGCCGTTTTGAACATTGCCAGTCGCTGGAATTATTGAATACATTGCCGTGGTTACAAATGCGATTTCAAAATCGGGCTAATTTTGAATCCTTATTAGATGCGCATTTCCGCGCTATTGGGATTAACCCGACCATCATTTATCGCCCATACAGTTTTATGGCAAAAATTAGCGCGGTAGAACAGGGGCAGTTTCTTACCGTTGTGCCGCAGTTTGCTTACCGGTTAGTTAACCCGGCCAAATTGAAATATTTTGATGCGCCAAATCAGCCCATGTATATGCGCGAGTATCTCTATTCACTCAAGAATAATCACCATATAGAACAGGTCATGGGCTATATACACTCAGACCGTGACGGCGATTAAGGGGCTAGCATGGAGCCAAATTCGAACAAATTTTGATGTAGCCGGAATGCTTGCGCTAAATCGTGATGCAAATGTCCTCCTTTGGCCAGTGCCAGATATTGGTGCAGATAGTCACGATAGCTAGGATGGGCGCAGTGATTGATAATCGCGCTGGCGCGTTGCAGCGGTGATAAGCCGCGTAAATCCGCAACACCTTGTTCTGTCACGATAACTTTTACGCTGTGCTCACTATGATCAACATGGGTGCACATCGGCACAATGGTGGAGACTTTCCCGCCCTTGACGATAGAGGGGGCCATGAAAATCGACAGATAGGCATTGCGCTCAAAGTCGGCGCTGCCGCCAATGCCATTGACCAATTCTGTCCCCGCGACATGGGTGGAGTTGGCGTGGCCGTAAATATCAAATTCCAACCCCACATTAAGCGCAATGACACCTAAGCGGCGAATAATTTCCGGGTGGTTAGAAATCTCTTGGGGCCGCAGGACAATTCGGTTGGCGAAGAAATCCATGTTGTCATAGATTTTTTTCAGTGCGGTAGGTGAAATGGTTAAGCTGGAGGCACTGACGCCCAGCACTTTTTCTGTTTCCAACAGCGGCACCACGGATTCCTGCAACACCTCGGAATACATCATAAATGGCGGAATATCAGGGTTTTCCCCCAAGCGCTTCATGACCGCGTTATTGATGTTCCCGACCCCACTTTGCAGCGGAAGAAATTCGGTGGGAATACGCCCTAATGTCAGCTCGTTTAATAAGAAATTGACCACATTGTCAGCAATTTTCTCACACAATGGGTTGACGCGGTCAAGGCTGTTACTGGCATCGGGCAACTCGGTATTGACGATACCAACCACTTTGGCGGGATCAATTTGTACATAAGGTTGGCCCACTTTATCCAGAGCATGGAATATTGGCAGGGTATTGCGCCGTGGCGGGGCCCCCAGTAGCACAATATCAGCCAGCTCCGCGACTCGGGGGCTGTGATAATGATTTAATTCGATGATGATTTTCTTAGCTTTATGCAAAAAAATAGGGGAGTTGCCAATGCCGCTGGTGAGATAAACTTTGCCATCGGCGGTGATGGCACTGGCTTCAATGACCGCCACATCAATATCACCAAAGAAACCATAGTTGACCATTTGCGCGACTTCACTCAGATGCAA contains:
- a CDS encoding pectate lyase produces the protein MDFVGNIKGSDAAMINWLSAIRSYVDLVQSVSHSNQNPTPLMADGFDVLTHHPVVWKFPDGRNIPISNFASQQNWLRTLDTLSLVTQDPQYHQQAQVQSRYFMQHGTHEHSGLFYWGGHRFLNLDSLQTEGPESKAQVHELKHHLPYYDLLLSVDREKTLNFLQGFWHAHVEDWQTLDLGRHGSYDKQRDPHVFTHARHDVVKPEALPQLPETKGLTFVNAGTDLIYAAYKYAEYTGDIAAAAWGKHLYRQYVLARHPETGLPVYQFSSPQQRRPLPADDNQTQSWYGDRAKRQFGPEFGEIAREANVLFRDMRPLLIDNPLAMLDILRQQPDTEVLQWVTDGLKNYYRFAYDVESNTLRPLWNDGQDMSGYVLQRDGYYGAKGKIISPFPLEVDYLLPLVRAWRASEDDELLDLIAVLLHRWQLAELNKPERRAALMDRQRPAATPYLLLALVELAEHCQCKQLFELAWQIGDDLFTQHYHRGLFVESAEHRYFRLDNPIALALLTLIAAKQNKLAAIPQFITNGGYIHGDYRVNGESRTLYDIDFIYPTLLNQ
- the kduD gene encoding 2-dehydro-3-deoxy-D-gluconate 5-dehydrogenase KduD codes for the protein MILDSFELKGKVALVTGCDTGLGQGMAIGLAEAGCDIVGVNIVEPKDTIEKVTALGRRFLSLTADLSKIDGIPALLERAVAEFGQIDILVNNAGIIRREDAINFSEKDWDDVMNVNIKTVFFMSQAVAKQFIKQGHGGKIINVASMLSYQGGIRVPSYTASKSAVMGVTRLLANEWAKHGINVNAVAPGYMATNNTQQLRKDEERSKEILDRIPAGRWGLPDDLKGPVVFLASKASDYISGYTIAVDGGWLAR
- the kduI gene encoding 5-dehydro-4-deoxy-D-glucuronate isomerase, which translates into the protein MQVRQSIHSDHAKQLDTAGLRREFLIENIFVADEYTMTYSHIDRIIVGGILPIEKTVSIGDEVGKQLGVSYFLERRELGVINIGGPGLVSVDGQVYEIGREEALYVGKGARVVTFSSLESQTPAKFYYNSAPAHTSYPNKKITLAEAAPQTLGDDATSNRRTINKYIVPDVLPTCQLTMGLTKLAPGNLWNTMPCHTHDRRMEVYFYFDMDDETAVFHMMGQAQETRHLLVHNEQAVISPSWSIHSGVGTKRYTFIWGMVGENQVFGDMDHIAVSELR
- a CDS encoding cupin domain-containing protein is translated as MKMFFINDETPWEELGNGIKRKVMTWSDDLMMVCVHFDKGAIGVAHKHDIHDQIAYVAAGSFEVEIEGQKRILKAGDAYRAVKNEMHGAVSLEDNSILIDTFNPKRADFL
- the hxpB gene encoding hexitol phosphatase HxpB; this translates as MATPHPIKAAIFDMDGLLIDSEPLWLQAELDIFTSLGLDTTSRDTLPDTLGLRIDLVVKMWYQAMPWQGPSQAEVCKLIIARAIELVEEKRPVLPGVEYALNLCRQQGLKIGLASASPLHMQKRVLALLGIETYFDRLVSAEYLPYSKPHPEVYLNAASDLGVDPLQCVTLEDSVNGMIATKAARMRSIVIPSEEYRSDPRWALADIQLASLEQLRREDIS
- a CDS encoding YniB family protein, with translation MTYQQAGRVAVIKRIAGWLVFIPALLSTLISIINFAYQYSQKSTGVNAVMLDFIHVMTDMIRFNTTFLDIFWYNSPVPDVEQGFSTPNIMFFIIYMLIFVGLSLQASGARTSRQVRHIREGIEDQMILEQAKGSEGRSREQLEEKIVLPHHTIFLQFFTLYILPIVIGVVCYFVIKLLGLMAQG
- the srsR gene encoding LysR family transcriptional regulator SrsR, encoding MNVFISKKMRNFIILAQTNSMAKAAEKLHMTASPFGKSIAVLEELVGYSLFTRNEKNISLNKAGQELYQELFPIYQRLSAIDNTIVAMSHRQKNIVIGIDNTYPTIIFDQLFSLSDKYDGVTAQPFEFSENSVIDDLLDRRVDFIISPQQASPRVTHIDSLQTTELPLLRLGFLVSRRFEHCQSLELLNTLPWLQMRFQNRANFESLLDAHFRAIGINPTIIYRPYSFMAKISAVEQGQFLTVVPQFAYRLVNPAKLKYFDAPNQPMYMREYLYSLKNNHHIEQVMGYIHSDRDGD
- a CDS encoding succinate CoA transferase is translated as MKPSYCILTADEAAECIEHGNMVVFSGFTPAGAPKVLPGAIAKRAMAHHQQQKEFQIRLLTGASISALADDELAAADAVTWRAPYQTASLLREKINQGAVSFVDLHLSEVAQMVNYGFFGDIDVAVIEASAITADGKVYLTSGIGNSPIFLHKAKKIIIELNHYHSPRVAELADIVLLGAPPRRNTLPIFHALDKVGQPYVQIDPAKVVGIVNTELPDASNSLDRVNPLCEKIADNVVNFLLNELTLGRIPTEFLPLQSGVGNINNAVMKRLGENPDIPPFMMYSEVLQESVVPLLETEKVLGVSASSLTISPTALKKIYDNMDFFANRIVLRPQEISNHPEIIRRLGVIALNVGLEFDIYGHANSTHVAGTELVNGIGGSADFERNAYLSIFMAPSIVKGGKVSTIVPMCTHVDHSEHSVKVIVTEQGVADLRGLSPLQRASAIINHCAHPSYRDYLHQYLALAKGGHLHHDLAQAFRLHQNLFEFGSMLAP